The genomic stretch GGTTACAGGAAGGGTGATTACCACCGTTACCTTGCAGAATTTGCAATTGGTAATGACAGGAAGGAGGCGGCCGAGAACTCACTGGTTGCATACAAGGCGGCGAGCGACATCGCAATGACAGAATTACCACCTACTCATCCTATTCGCCTTGGACTGGCTCTTAACTTTTCCGTGTTTTACTATGAGATTTTGAACAGTCCCGATAGAGCGTGTCGCCTTGCAAAGGCTGCCTTTGACGATGCTATTGCTGAACTGGACACCCTTTCAGAAGAGAGCTACAAGGACTCAACTCTCATTATGCAACTCCTCAGGGACAACCTCACCTTATGGACCTCGGATATGCAGGCGGACGGTAAGTCATAGTTATTGTTCTATTGACTCAATAAGGGTTTATGAAATGATATTCTAAATCttgaaaattcgtgaaaaatataaaaagaattaGTCTTAGATGggacattttcaatttcatatctAGAATCTGAAGTAGAGCAGCCAACTGTTCAAGGAGATGGTGCTATACCCATTACAAGTGATTCCCATCCTTAAGAACACTGTCCAACTCCCCCTCCTTATATCATCATCAGGTTAGAAATGTCTCCTTGCTGATCAAGGTCAATTTAAACCAGGAACACCTGTTAATTGAATCGAACAATCAAATTATGAGATTTTCAATAAGATAATTTTCTCTGTAGTTTTTAGGtaaaattatcattgataaaaaatttgtatttgcTTGTATTACTACTTAAGTTTTCAAAGATAAAATTGAGCTACTTTTTGTAATAGGCGAAGGCGACCAGAAAGAGCAGCTGCATGATGTGGAAGACCAGGACGTGTCGTAACTTAAGTTGCAGTGAGTGTCATTCGCGCAtacaaatgaaagaaagaaaaaaactgttaataATTcttaagcaaaaaaaaaaaacaaaaaaaaaacaaaaaaaaacaaaaaaaacatacagCGGGTGGGAGTTCAGGGTGGGGAGGGAAGCTCTTTAGCTATCATGTGGTCGTACGTGTGGTAAAACACACATGCGTTCACTCCAAAATCATCCAATCACATGTTGTTGAGTTATGGAGCACGCAGAAAAAGTATAAGAGACGCATCCTGCGTATTAGTGAGATTACAAGCATTTAACAAAGTGAAAATCCGCTGCCTGTTGCAATATTAGTTCCTGGCTGAGTGTAGCTTACACTGTTGTCCTGGGGACCAATTTGCTGTATGTAGTTTTCTACATTGCGTACGCTTGGATCCAAATTCTTGAATGCCAATGCGCCGAGACCCTAATtgataatcaataattatgtaatcttttaaaaaaatgtagttgAACTATCATTAACGTGGATCATGAGAAGAGGttagaaaaaaacataaacattAACATTTACTccgtgtaagaaaaaaaattgttattaccattttttttttttacaaacattCTTATGCTATTGATACGTGCTGAGACATTAAAAATACGAACACTTTGCTACtaatgcaaaatttttcatttttccttctttttttttataatcataaCATTACATGTATCTATGTGGcgcattgaaataaattattttatccatCATCACCTATATTCATGTACATCAACGTAAATTAATAATCAAACTTATCAATTTGTGAATCTTCAAAATCAATTCGTAAATTGAGAAACTAATAGCTCTCTTTTTATTCGCATcccttttttttgttctttctctTCGTCTTATCCACGTAGCTTAATACTTTTTCTGGAGATTTTACGTAAATATCAGGTATTTCTGTGAAGAAGCTGATGTCTGGTAATCCTGCATGAAACATCTGATGGTAAACTTTTCATTGTATTGCATTCGTTGATCATAAAATGTCATGGAGAGTACCACAATATCTCTTGTTCCTCATATACTTTTACTTACGTAAAATCTGTAAGAGTTTGAATTGAGCGTACGCTTGCAAGACGGACACCGGGCATGCttaaaagaaacaataaaataaaattgaaagagaaaCAATTTGTGGAAATTGGTGTGTGGCGTGCCCCTACATTTAAGTATTATAGCAGTAATATTAATtcttaattatattataaatatattacaaagaataacattaaataatattgataataccATAAGTaagtatattaataataattttaattgtaCAAGGAGCCGATTGAAGTAATTAAGATTAACTTTTGCAATAGTGAAACGTTATATACTGTAAAATTATGGAAATACCACGGGGTATTTAATTATTGAATCTAAAAACAagacatttaaaaaaataacgtgaaAATAAGACAAATGCCAATGCTGACAATGTAGGCAACACACACACGCAATTCGATAAACACTTAGAACCAGTAAATCATATTTTGGAATTCGCATGCGTTCACTCTGTATTAGGAAATTAATACAATACACCAATTACGACTTTTCCTGTAAAGCCACAcatgaaaactgaaaataaagTCATTATTACTGTCTATTTTGTGGCTTGTTCATTGAATTTCGATGGAATTAATTCAATACTGTAGACTTGCGAAGTACTGAGGTTCGCAACTAATGATTTAATCTTAATTGAAACTATTTGCTATCTCTGCTGAAATCAAAGGTGTTTGTGTCATATACAGGTACTTTTATGATGTATCGGTAACAGCCCAATCATAttaaccaaattcaatttagaCCATGGCCATATCTATAACTGTATATGTGTAGGTGACAGAGAATTAAGTTGGAATTGAATCAAACTAGTAGTAATTAAATGCTCAttatctttttgtttttcattactATCGTCCGTTGTTATGTATTTTGCTAATTTCAAGATGTTCAAACGCAGAAATTCCAAGGTGATGAAGTAAGTTTAGGTATCTGGAATTTTGATTCACCTAATATAatatggaaatatttttccctctTGTTTTTATCCAACTCACTCATTGTATTGTGTATCGAAATATTAAAAGTAGACATGATCTGAAGTTGAAGTATTTATAACTGTCACATTATATTTTGATATAATCAACATGACTGAAATATCATTCGTGCTATTATCACATCATTTATTCGAGGATGTTTATCTGCAATTACATGATAAAAGGACATACAAATTCACATCTGATACTAAACGAATGTGTCTCGGGTTTCAGTGGTATCATTATCAcagattatttaaattttctaaaactCAACAGTCtacttgtataatataagtgATTCTGCATTGTTGATTCTGATTGAcacaaaaagaagaaacgcCCTTTCTTGTTTATAAAACGAAAGGAGGTAACTTATTTCagtttaatatatatatatatataaaatttgatatctaATACAATTAAATATCTTCCACGGAATTCAAATAAGTACACATACTTCACAAGTTAAGTAAATTACAGAATAACTTCTAATTTTATACATGGGTTAATGTCTCCATTTTTTCTGTAACACCACGTTTCgatcattatttattactttacTTAAGTTTCGTCAAATTCGTTATTTGTTcttccgaaaaattttcgaattatctTGCTAGTATCTTGATTAcacataaataattttttttttataaatatcttctcacaatatttttcagtaaCAAACTTGGCATGAGCCGTTgtcatgaaataaaaaattttctgtacaCTTAGTACTGGTAAACCAGACCAGGTCGCTAATTCTAATCTTCTAATTTTATACATGAGTTAATatctgaaaaatgttttcgaaCATCTTATATAGATCATATTTGCTTACTTATGTTTCGTAAAATTCGTTATTTGTtcatccaaaaaaattttgaattattttttttctttatacatgtattataatcTTCTCACAATATCTTTCAGTAAAATTTGCTGTACTCTTAATTCTGGTAAACTAGACCAGGTCACTGGTCTCTCAAGTGTGATTCACTTGAGCACTTATATTTTAGTCTACTAATTTCATATGTTCACAGTCCTAATATGATCAAAAATTGTATGGCATTATATCATCAATGAGTCAGACTTACTGTGTTTTACTATGCTGAGATTGCGGGGACTGTTCTTGGACAATTCCACATCACTGTACATTGAATTGGATAAAGCCCGCTTTGGTCCTCGTTTATTGATGTCCACCTGTCGAAGGATTCTACCCAATGGACTTTCTATCCCTGCCATAATCGGAGACAAACTGATAGGTGTGAGAGAACGTGCTCTCGTTGACAGTGATGTACTTCTTGGTGATTTTGAACTCCGGTCAATTGATCTACGTCTTGCCGATCTTAGTTTCACACTACGTAGCATGTCCAGCGAGACTGCTGGACCACGAGGGTGTACAGGTTTGTGCAATTTGTTTTCCTGGAAGTGAAgttcatgatttttttcaattcgatgGAAGGTTTTGTATTATATAGCATGTTTCATTGGTAAATCTAATTGATGATTGATGACTTCTTTGGAAATATCTTGATTAGAGTCAGCTGTAAAGATTGGACCAAAATACAGAGATCGAAATTACTTACGAAAATACATTGACCATTCGCGATATTCTAAgtatagaataaataaattttatgccttgtcgaaaaatatcatttttatagcCCCACAATTTAAGACCTTACCTTGGCTGATGGTGCTGCCTTTTTCAAAGTAACTTTCAACAAATCTTCTACTGTAATAGCTGGTCTGCTCTGATGTAATGGAGTAGAACACTTTCTAGTGGGTGTTTTGAGTCTCCTGCTACTCTTTGGTGTCGTGGGTATTATTGGCTGTaatggtggtggtggaggtGGTGGAGGTGGCGGAGGTGGCGGTGGTGGTAAGGATGATTTCACATGTGTACACTCCAACGTACTGTTTATTGACTTTAATTGATCTGATAAAATCGTGTTGTTTTGCACAAGATTAATATTGGTTTCGCGCATGCCAGTAACTTCTGTGGTCAAGACTGAGAATGCCACTTCACTTTGCATTCGAACCTATAACAACATTTATTTACTTAGATTGTCAAGTTTCAATGTAGTGATAAGCATTTCTTCTagataaaatttaaatttataattagtATGTAATGTTGGCGAAGTGaagttgtcaatttttcaatgaaatcaaAATACCTGATTCAGCTCTGCTGTAAGTTGCGTTACTTTTTCACTTAACATTGATATTGATTGTTCGTGTTCACATCTTATCGTCGTGACTAATTGAGTCAACTTGTCGACTATTTCATCCGAGTCATTTCTTTCAGGTTTTCGTACATTGGTTGCAGCTATACTTTGGAGCCATACCCATCCCTTCAGGAAAGAAGCAGCTAAGTTAC from Neodiprion virginianus isolate iyNeoVirg1 chromosome 3, iyNeoVirg1.1, whole genome shotgun sequence encodes the following:
- the LOC124300588 gene encoding 14-3-3 protein epsilon isoform X1, producing MSEREDNVYKAKLAEQAERYDEMVEAMKKVASLNVELTVEERNLLSVAYKNVIGARRASWRIISSIEQKEENKGAEEKLEMIRQYRSQVEKELRDICADILGVLDKHLIPCASTGESKVFYYKMKGDYHRYLAEFAIGNDRKEAAENSLVAYKAASDIAMTELPPTHPIRLGLALNFSVFYYEILNSPDRACRLAKAAFDDAIAELDTLSEESYKDSTLIMQLLRDNLTLWTSDMQADESEVEQPTVQGDGAIPITSDSHP
- the LOC124300588 gene encoding 14-3-3 protein epsilon isoform X2; this encodes MSEREDNVYKAKLAEQAERYDEMVEAMKKVASLNVELTVEERNLLSVAYKNVIGARRASWRIISSIEQKEENKGAEEKLEMIRQYRSQVEKELRDICADILGVLDKHLIPCASTGESKVFYYKMKGDYHRYLAEFAIGNDRKEAAENSLVAYKAASDIAMTELPPTHPIRLGLALNFSVFYYEILNSPDRACRLAKAAFDDAIAELDTLSEESYKDSTLIMQLLRDNLTLWTSDMQADGEGDQKEQLHDVEDQDVS